A stretch of Acipenser ruthenus chromosome 1, fAciRut3.2 maternal haplotype, whole genome shotgun sequence DNA encodes these proteins:
- the LOC117403588 gene encoding uncharacterized protein LOC117403588 isoform X1, which yields MALEAEGEKRVGGVHESEMTEESFLQELYHFMRSHETPIEKIPHLGFKQIDLFVMYQTVQSLGGYDEVTKHQLWKQVYNKLGGNPRSTSAATCTRRHYEKLILPFERHLMGGGSLALPQHRPQKRFWSGSFAEREEEAAELKMAKHSLQQQSLRICQPSAAVREKHQDSVPNSTVRLVSLPVAEQMRQYYKLNPSLIRYPPGTLLTVPRQRHYQPAMQPEEPAEGSKQQLVLLRHLAQEYTRSSGWAEPLNLSLKRQSTVAASKPGQTLSLTPEPNGKVPKFLNTVSPLYASWNSTKEDARGMVSPPEDPDPVVGQSFALQEEVSVIDLTRSTSVSAGGSASRLPSPNGQAPQDRSCSTPSSLAIRGNNSEAIQDSVSEPCKSHSGPLNPQVTPNKMEIQIPFSMLQSWFKSLKDKPGSIVLPKSCRAPSAYEDPGDVGRGSAPNVDMTARPLENAKDQHFQRPYRGQRSPEEDHIWRDQLRQLSREAESRRYLYPLDPATLASASHLTASETSLSGHPRYTCVNGQVIPMGLKVKERENVSDCHSDVKTVPDAIVLSSGSPGRSHIAQSDSHRRLYGQQKDKEDLKHYSFEDRPLQRPCNDDKNVVLGGSSHCPPYTQGYQVTRHPSSIGHVPELQVEAAGSRSLADGISSSPLISSGGHVKTASALHQVLMMNQASPTALSLTRDEYLKLRRLISSSP from the exons ATGGCGCTTGAAGCTGAGGGGGAGAAGCGGGTTGGCGGTGTGCATGAGAGTGAGATGACTGAGGAGAGCTTTCTGCAGGAGCTGTACCATTTCATGAGGAGCCACGAGACCCCCATTGAGAAGATCCCACACCTTGGCTTCAAACAga TTGACCTTTTTGTCATGTACCAGACTGTCCAGAGCCTCGGAGGGTATGATGAG GTGACGAAACACCAGCTCTGGAAGCAGGTGTACAATAAACTGGGAGGAAACCCTCGCAGCACAAGCGCAGCCACGTGCACCCGACGACACTACGAGAA aCTGATTCTTCCGTTCGAGCGGCACCTCATGGGAGGGGGGAGCCTAGCTCTGCCCCAGCACAGGCCTCAGAAACGGTTCTGGAGCGGGAGCTTcgcagagagggaggaggaggcagCTGAGCTGAAGATGGCAAAGCACAGTCTGCAACAGCAGAGTCTGAGAATCTGCCAGCCCAGCGCGGCTGTGCGAGAG AAACACCAGGATTCAGTTCCTAACAGCACTGTGAGGCTAGTCTCCTTACCAGTAGCTGAGCAGATGAGACAATACTACAAGCTGAACCCTTCACTGATCAGATATCCGCCCGGCACTTTGCTGACTGTCCCCAGGCAGAGACATTACCAGCCTGCGATGCAGCCAGAAGAACCTGCTGAAGGATCCAAGCAACAGCTGGTGTTGCTCAGGCACCTTGCCCAGGAGTACACACGTTCATCAGGCTGGGCTGAACCCTTGAACCTCAGTCTGAAACGCCAGAGCACAGTAGCTGCAAGCAAACCAGGCCAGACCTTATCTTTGACCCCAGAGCCCAACGGCAAAGTGCCCaaatttttaaacacagtttcGCCGCTGTATGCTTCCTGGAACTCTACAAAGGAAGATGCACGTGGAATGGTATCTCCACCTGAGGATCCTGACCCTGTAGTTGGACAGTCTTTTGCCTTACAGGAGGAGGTGTCTGTGATTGACCTGACGAGGTCTACTTCAGTTTCTGCAGGTGGTTCTGCATCAAGACTACCTAGCCCCAATGGACAAGCTCCACAGGACCGAAGCTGCAGCACTCCCAGTTCTCTGGCAATAAGGGGAAACAATAGTGAAGCCATTCAGGATTCTGTCAGCGAGCCTTGTAAATCCCACTCAGGGCCTCTGAATCCTCAGGTCACGCCTAACAAAATGGAGATCCAGATTCCCTTTTCGATGTTGCAGAGCTGGTTCAAGAGCCTGAAAGACAAGCCAGGCTCCATTGTCCTACCTAAAAGTTGTAGGGCACCATCAGCATACGAAGACCCCGGTGATGTTGGCAGGGGATCAGCGCCCAATGTGGATATGACAGCCAGGCCACTGGAGAACGCCAAAGATCAGCATTTCCAGAGACCCTACAGGGGCCAAAGGAGCCCTGAAGAAGATCACATCTGGAGGGATCAGCTGCGACAGCTCTCCAGAGAGGCCGAGTCAAGGAGGTATTTATACCCATTAGATCCTGCAACACTGGCCAGCGCAAGCCATCTCACTGCCTCCGAGACCAGCCTGAGCGGGCATCCCAGGTACACCTGTGTCAACGGCCAGGTGATTCCCATGGGGTTGAAAGTGAAAGAGCGGGAAAACGTTTCTGACTGTCACAGCGATGTGAAGACAGTTCCTGATGCCATCGTGCTTTCGTCTGGCTCACCTGGCAGATCTCACATCGCACAGAGTGATTCACATAGAAGACTGTATGGTCAACAAAAGGACAAAGAAGACCTCAAGCATTATTCTTTTGAGGACAGACCCCTGCAAAGACCATGCAATGACGACAAAAATGTGGTGCTAGGTGGCAGCAGCCACTGCCCGCCCTATACTCAAGGCTACCAAGTGACCAGGCACCCCTCCAGTATTGGTCATGTACCAGAACTACAGGTGGAGGCTGCGGGGTCCAGGTCACTAGCCGATGGCATCAGTAGTTCACCTTTAATCTCTTCTGGAGGGCATGTGAAAACAGCTTCAGCCCTGCATCAGGTCTTAATGATGAACCAAGCCTCCCCCACAGCACTCTCATTGACACGCGATGAATATCTAAAACTACGGAGACTGATATCCAGCTCTCCGTAA
- the LOC117403588 gene encoding uncharacterized protein LOC117403588 isoform X2, which translates to MYQTVQSLGGYDEVTKHQLWKQVYNKLGGNPRSTSAATCTRRHYEKLILPFERHLMGGGSLALPQHRPQKRFWSGSFAEREEEAAELKMAKHSLQQQSLRICQPSAAVREKHQDSVPNSTVRLVSLPVAEQMRQYYKLNPSLIRYPPGTLLTVPRQRHYQPAMQPEEPAEGSKQQLVLLRHLAQEYTRSSGWAEPLNLSLKRQSTVAASKPGQTLSLTPEPNGKVPKFLNTVSPLYASWNSTKEDARGMVSPPEDPDPVVGQSFALQEEVSVIDLTRSTSVSAGGSASRLPSPNGQAPQDRSCSTPSSLAIRGNNSEAIQDSVSEPCKSHSGPLNPQVTPNKMEIQIPFSMLQSWFKSLKDKPGSIVLPKSCRAPSAYEDPGDVGRGSAPNVDMTARPLENAKDQHFQRPYRGQRSPEEDHIWRDQLRQLSREAESRRYLYPLDPATLASASHLTASETSLSGHPRYTCVNGQVIPMGLKVKERENVSDCHSDVKTVPDAIVLSSGSPGRSHIAQSDSHRRLYGQQKDKEDLKHYSFEDRPLQRPCNDDKNVVLGGSSHCPPYTQGYQVTRHPSSIGHVPELQVEAAGSRSLADGISSSPLISSGGHVKTASALHQVLMMNQASPTALSLTRDEYLKLRRLISSSP; encoded by the exons ATGTACCAGACTGTCCAGAGCCTCGGAGGGTATGATGAG GTGACGAAACACCAGCTCTGGAAGCAGGTGTACAATAAACTGGGAGGAAACCCTCGCAGCACAAGCGCAGCCACGTGCACCCGACGACACTACGAGAA aCTGATTCTTCCGTTCGAGCGGCACCTCATGGGAGGGGGGAGCCTAGCTCTGCCCCAGCACAGGCCTCAGAAACGGTTCTGGAGCGGGAGCTTcgcagagagggaggaggaggcagCTGAGCTGAAGATGGCAAAGCACAGTCTGCAACAGCAGAGTCTGAGAATCTGCCAGCCCAGCGCGGCTGTGCGAGAG AAACACCAGGATTCAGTTCCTAACAGCACTGTGAGGCTAGTCTCCTTACCAGTAGCTGAGCAGATGAGACAATACTACAAGCTGAACCCTTCACTGATCAGATATCCGCCCGGCACTTTGCTGACTGTCCCCAGGCAGAGACATTACCAGCCTGCGATGCAGCCAGAAGAACCTGCTGAAGGATCCAAGCAACAGCTGGTGTTGCTCAGGCACCTTGCCCAGGAGTACACACGTTCATCAGGCTGGGCTGAACCCTTGAACCTCAGTCTGAAACGCCAGAGCACAGTAGCTGCAAGCAAACCAGGCCAGACCTTATCTTTGACCCCAGAGCCCAACGGCAAAGTGCCCaaatttttaaacacagtttcGCCGCTGTATGCTTCCTGGAACTCTACAAAGGAAGATGCACGTGGAATGGTATCTCCACCTGAGGATCCTGACCCTGTAGTTGGACAGTCTTTTGCCTTACAGGAGGAGGTGTCTGTGATTGACCTGACGAGGTCTACTTCAGTTTCTGCAGGTGGTTCTGCATCAAGACTACCTAGCCCCAATGGACAAGCTCCACAGGACCGAAGCTGCAGCACTCCCAGTTCTCTGGCAATAAGGGGAAACAATAGTGAAGCCATTCAGGATTCTGTCAGCGAGCCTTGTAAATCCCACTCAGGGCCTCTGAATCCTCAGGTCACGCCTAACAAAATGGAGATCCAGATTCCCTTTTCGATGTTGCAGAGCTGGTTCAAGAGCCTGAAAGACAAGCCAGGCTCCATTGTCCTACCTAAAAGTTGTAGGGCACCATCAGCATACGAAGACCCCGGTGATGTTGGCAGGGGATCAGCGCCCAATGTGGATATGACAGCCAGGCCACTGGAGAACGCCAAAGATCAGCATTTCCAGAGACCCTACAGGGGCCAAAGGAGCCCTGAAGAAGATCACATCTGGAGGGATCAGCTGCGACAGCTCTCCAGAGAGGCCGAGTCAAGGAGGTATTTATACCCATTAGATCCTGCAACACTGGCCAGCGCAAGCCATCTCACTGCCTCCGAGACCAGCCTGAGCGGGCATCCCAGGTACACCTGTGTCAACGGCCAGGTGATTCCCATGGGGTTGAAAGTGAAAGAGCGGGAAAACGTTTCTGACTGTCACAGCGATGTGAAGACAGTTCCTGATGCCATCGTGCTTTCGTCTGGCTCACCTGGCAGATCTCACATCGCACAGAGTGATTCACATAGAAGACTGTATGGTCAACAAAAGGACAAAGAAGACCTCAAGCATTATTCTTTTGAGGACAGACCCCTGCAAAGACCATGCAATGACGACAAAAATGTGGTGCTAGGTGGCAGCAGCCACTGCCCGCCCTATACTCAAGGCTACCAAGTGACCAGGCACCCCTCCAGTATTGGTCATGTACCAGAACTACAGGTGGAGGCTGCGGGGTCCAGGTCACTAGCCGATGGCATCAGTAGTTCACCTTTAATCTCTTCTGGAGGGCATGTGAAAACAGCTTCAGCCCTGCATCAGGTCTTAATGATGAACCAAGCCTCCCCCACAGCACTCTCATTGACACGCGATGAATATCTAAAACTACGGAGACTGATATCCAGCTCTCCGTAA